One Nematostella vectensis chromosome 10, jaNemVect1.1, whole genome shotgun sequence genomic window, CCCTAGGGCCTAATGCCattcatgaaaaaaaatctgaatctctaaaatgtttttaagagTACCTGAGCATGGGTTATTATCATGGGGTATTGGAACCTTTGGATACTAGCTTCAAGAGCTGATTAAATTGCAGAACCTTATAAATCACATGATGAAGGAACCCATTTATACTTTTTTGAACTCTTTTTTGATTTCCTGCTTCTCTTCACAGATCATCCTGTCCAGATGTACCTCACAAGTTTTGAAGGAAAATCGAGATCACGGCTGGATCACATTGGCTGTCATTATGATCGCTGGGATGTCAACATCAAATCAGAACATCTGACTAAAGTTTTCCCAAAGGAAGATATAATTTACCTGACATCGGACTCACCCAATATGCTTACTGAACTTGACATGTCCAAAGTGTATGTGATAGGGGGTCTTGTTGACCATAATCATCACAAGGGATATTGCTATGATCAAGCAGTTAAGCAAGGGTTCCAACACGCCCAGTTACCAATTGGGGAATTCATCAAGATTGCGACTAGAAAGGTGTTGACCGTAAACCATGTTTTTGAAATTCTTGTACGTTATTGTGAAAGCAAAGATTGGAAGGAAGCATTCTTTCATGTGATGCCGCAGAGAAAAATAGTTCCCAAGGTCAGGAGGCGGGGCAAAAGGGCTGAGAGAGATGGTGCTGCCAACAGCACTGATGGTGATAAAAATGATGACAATTGTGATGATGTAACAAAAGATGACAATGGCGGTGATGTAAcgaatgatgacgatgatttcACAAATGATGACAATGGCGATGA contains:
- the LOC5509429 gene encoding tRNA methyltransferase 10 homolog A — its product is MSAEEFIQSHVPDSGNESGNKDQPNPTKEITKDFKETKKEEDKNVVPTKGFADLASLSKNQRKKLLKRQKYLEEKKDRKLKKKEKQKEKKLKRQLEGGDTDPQGPIKKFKSMDSEDALPIRIVIDLNFDDLMSDRDMLKLMKQVQRCYAVNRRADHPVQMYLTSFEGKSRSRLDHIGCHYDRWDVNIKSEHLTKVFPKEDIIYLTSDSPNMLTELDMSKVYVIGGLVDHNHHKGYCYDQAVKQGFQHAQLPIGEFIKIATRKVLTVNHVFEILVRYCESKDWKEAFFHVMPQRKIVPKVRRRGKRAERDGAANSTDGDKNDDNCDDVTKDDNGGDVTNDDDDFTNDDNGDDFTNDDNDDYSDDGNGDDG